A single region of the Candidatus Bathyarchaeota archaeon genome encodes:
- a CDS encoding aminotransferase class III-fold pyridoxal phosphate-dependent enzyme, translating to MSSLNIFYEGLKGKVRIVRGEGVYIYDEFGRRYLDASGGSNASVPIGHQAQPVIEAMLEQARKITFVPMHLFSNEPAELLAQELLKVSPPGFGSVSFVNSGSEATEYAVKAARQFWMSKGKYSKFKVVTRWQSFFGNTFGALSFGGHTFRRSRYIPYLQDMPHIPPAYCYRCWFRKDYPDCDIDCALYLDRVVKQEGPENVAAFIAEPIVGATTGATVPPKEYYPMVREICDKHDLLFIADEVQTGVGRTGEWFCMEHWKVRPDIVTVAKGLSGGYTPLGAVILAEHIAEQFRREGLNIVGGHTFNANPLSCAVGLAVIRYIVENDLVSRCRDAGVHLSSSLRKVQMEHSIVGDVRGLGLMVGLEFVRDRKTKEPYPPKVGLCHEVAREALERGVVVYQGSGTADGVSGDHILLTPPYIITMEQVDELAKALDGAIGAVELKHPPST from the coding sequence ATGAGTAGTTTAAACATTTTTTATGAAGGTTTGAAGGGGAAAGTGAGGATAGTCAGGGGCGAAGGAGTATATATCTACGATGAGTTTGGTAGGAGGTATCTGGATGCTTCTGGTGGCTCAAACGCTTCCGTTCCTATAGGCCATCAGGCTCAGCCTGTGATAGAGGCTATGCTCGAGCAGGCTAGGAAGATAACATTTGTTCCAATGCATCTTTTCTCCAATGAGCCTGCTGAATTGTTGGCTCAGGAACTTTTGAAAGTCTCCCCTCCAGGCTTTGGCAGCGTATCTTTTGTGAATAGTGGTTCTGAGGCTACTGAGTATGCTGTTAAGGCAGCTAGACAATTCTGGATGAGTAAGGGTAAATATTCAAAGTTTAAGGTTGTGACTAGGTGGCAGAGCTTCTTCGGAAACACTTTCGGAGCCTTATCTTTCGGAGGCCACACCTTCAGGAGGAGCAGATATATTCCTTATTTGCAGGATATGCCTCATATACCGCCGGCTTACTGTTACAGGTGCTGGTTCAGAAAAGATTATCCTGACTGTGACATAGACTGTGCATTATATCTGGATAGGGTTGTGAAGCAGGAGGGGCCTGAGAATGTGGCTGCCTTCATCGCTGAGCCTATCGTCGGTGCGACGACGGGTGCAACGGTTCCTCCTAAAGAGTATTATCCGATGGTCAGGGAGATATGTGACAAGCATGATCTGCTCTTCATTGCGGATGAGGTTCAGACTGGTGTTGGGAGGACAGGTGAATGGTTCTGTATGGAACATTGGAAGGTGAGGCCTGACATAGTTACGGTGGCGAAGGGCCTCAGCGGAGGATACACGCCTCTTGGCGCGGTGATTCTGGCAGAACATATCGCCGAACAGTTTAGGAGGGAGGGTTTGAATATTGTTGGAGGCCACACATTCAACGCGAATCCTCTATCATGCGCTGTAGGCTTAGCGGTCATAAGATACATCGTAGAAAATGACTTGGTCTCAAGATGCAGAGACGCAGGTGTTCATCTTTCCAGCAGCCTCAGGAAGGTCCAGATGGAACATTCGATTGTAGGAGATGTGAGGGGTTTAGGGTTGATGGTTGGACTCGAATTTGTTAGGGACAGGAAAACTAAGGAGCCTTACCCTCCAAAAGTTGGGCTATGCCATGAGGTTGCTAGGGAGGCCCTTGAGAGGGGGGTAGTCGTCTATCAGGGCTCCGGAACAGCAGACGGCGTCTCCGGGGACCATATACTTTTGACTCCTCCATACATAATAACTATGGAGCAGGTGGATGAGCTTGCGAAGGCTTTAGATGGTGCTATCGGAGCGGTTGAGTTGAAGCATCCACCGTCGACATGA
- the eno gene encoding phosphopyruvate hydratase, giving the protein MEISEFREGFKIKSVKAREILDCRGEPTLQVEVMTEDGTVGRADVPAGRSTGKYEALDLRDGGSRYGGRGVLKAVRNVNETIQPALKGVDVTKQREIDGLLIKLDGTENKSRLGANAIVGVSLAVARTAANILKIPLYRYIGGPNSHIMPVPLLNYINGGRLAATELDFQEHIIIPVDFKKFSEAIRVSVEVYHELGKILAKKYGRHSLNVADEGGYTPPGMKDPREAFDTELEAVENLGYGGKYVLGLDAAASHLYNEKTGRYRVMGREYSREELIDYYVDLTSTYPIQSIEDPLHEDDFEGFAELTRKLNIQIVGDDLFVTNMARLRRGMSVGAGNALLLKVNQVGTLSEALDAAELAFRNRYGVQVSERSGQTEDTWLADLTVALNAGQIKTGAPCRSERTAQYNRLLIIEEELGSQAVYPGMNFRQPFQ; this is encoded by the coding sequence ATGGAGATTTCAGAGTTCAGAGAAGGTTTCAAGATAAAGAGTGTCAAAGCAAGGGAGATACTTGACTGCAGGGGTGAGCCGACCCTCCAAGTTGAGGTTATGACTGAGGATGGAACGGTCGGTAGGGCTGATGTTCCAGCCGGCAGATCCACCGGCAAGTATGAGGCCCTGGACCTCAGGGACGGCGGATCCAGATATGGTGGCAGGGGGGTTCTGAAAGCTGTTAGGAACGTGAATGAGACTATTCAACCAGCCCTGAAGGGTGTCGACGTCACAAAACAGAGGGAGATCGACGGTTTACTGATCAAACTCGACGGTACAGAGAATAAGTCAAGACTTGGAGCCAACGCGATTGTAGGCGTGTCCTTGGCGGTGGCTAGGACTGCCGCAAACATCCTAAAGATCCCCCTCTACAGATATATTGGTGGCCCTAACAGCCACATCATGCCGGTTCCCCTACTCAACTACATCAATGGTGGTAGACTCGCCGCTACTGAGCTTGACTTTCAGGAGCACATCATCATCCCCGTAGACTTCAAAAAATTCAGTGAAGCTATAAGGGTAAGTGTCGAGGTCTACCATGAGCTCGGCAAGATACTTGCCAAGAAGTATGGTAGACACTCCCTAAACGTTGCAGATGAGGGAGGCTACACACCCCCTGGAATGAAGGATCCCAGGGAGGCGTTCGACACTGAGCTTGAGGCTGTTGAGAATCTCGGTTATGGTGGCAAGTACGTTCTGGGTTTGGATGCGGCTGCAAGCCACCTATACAATGAGAAGACTGGAAGATACAGAGTGATGGGTAGAGAATATTCTAGGGAGGAGCTTATAGATTATTATGTGGACCTCACATCGACCTATCCGATCCAATCTATTGAGGATCCCCTGCATGAGGATGACTTCGAAGGGTTCGCTGAACTTACAAGAAAACTCAACATTCAGATTGTTGGAGACGACCTCTTCGTAACAAACATGGCTAGATTGAGGAGGGGGATGAGTGTAGGGGCGGGGAACGCCCTCCTACTGAAGGTCAACCAGGTTGGAACATTGAGTGAAGCCTTGGATGCGGCTGAACTTGCCTTCAGGAACCGTTACGGCGTCCAAGTCTCCGAGAGGTCAGGGCAGACCGAGGATACATGGCTTGCAGACCTGACCGTCGCCTTGAACGCAGGCCAGATAAAGACAGGGGCACCATGCAGGTCTGAGAGGACAGCCCAATATAACAGACTCCTCATCATTGAGGAGGAGCTTGGAAGCCAAGCAGTATATCCCGGAATGAACTTCAGACAACCATTCCAGTAA
- a CDS encoding glycerate kinase has translation MIKNKDQLVSHGNVEGREVALKIIEYALESVNSYKATMRMVNIDDDTLFVDGTKYDLAKVNRIFVVGAGKATYPIARALEEILDDRLSGGLIIVKRGDGRRLNRIQVVEASHPLPDEAGFEGAKKIVKIVEGAQFRDLVLCAVTGGASALMPLPAGDISLEDKRVVTDLLLKSGAKIDEINAVRNHISKIKGGRLAHYIHPAKIINLIVIDEVAGKAWGPTVPDQTTFQDAFKTLKKYGLWDKVPETVRRYIERGLQDPKLETPKTKDFEGLKVQNVILADNELLCKAAEQKARDLGFKPMILSTVLEGESREVGSVLATIGKEVVMKGRPLKPPCILIAGGESTVKVEGESGLGGPSQELVLGASLKISGYGRIVVASIDTDGTDGPTDVAGGIADGYTVGRAEVEGIDIFESLVRHNSYEVLRKLQDAIITGPTETNVMDLNLIVVTRK, from the coding sequence ATGATCAAGAACAAGGACCAGTTGGTCTCCCATGGAAACGTGGAGGGTAGGGAGGTTGCCCTCAAAATTATTGAGTATGCCCTTGAATCAGTCAACTCCTACAAGGCAACCATGAGGATGGTCAATATTGATGATGATACGCTTTTCGTTGACGGCACAAAATATGATTTAGCTAAGGTCAATAGAATATTTGTGGTCGGCGCAGGTAAAGCCACCTATCCGATAGCTAGAGCCTTGGAGGAGATTCTTGATGATAGGCTCTCGGGAGGCCTCATAATTGTGAAGAGGGGTGATGGTCGACGGTTGAACCGTATCCAGGTTGTTGAGGCGAGCCACCCCCTCCCCGATGAGGCTGGCTTTGAAGGCGCCAAAAAAATAGTCAAGATAGTTGAGGGTGCCCAGTTTAGGGACCTGGTCTTATGCGCTGTGACAGGAGGGGCCTCAGCGTTGATGCCCCTACCAGCAGGGGACATAAGCTTGGAGGATAAGAGGGTGGTGACCGACCTGCTTTTGAAGTCTGGGGCTAAGATAGATGAGATTAACGCTGTTAGAAACCATATATCGAAGATAAAGGGCGGTAGACTCGCACATTACATTCATCCAGCCAAGATAATAAACCTGATAGTTATAGATGAGGTTGCGGGTAAGGCTTGGGGTCCCACAGTTCCAGACCAGACAACATTCCAAGATGCTTTCAAGACCCTCAAGAAGTATGGCTTGTGGGATAAGGTTCCAGAGACCGTCAGAAGATATATTGAGAGGGGGCTTCAAGATCCTAAGTTGGAGACTCCTAAGACAAAGGACTTCGAGGGTTTGAAGGTTCAGAACGTGATACTGGCTGATAATGAGCTTCTATGCAAGGCCGCTGAGCAGAAGGCCAGAGACCTAGGGTTTAAACCCATGATCCTATCAACGGTCCTCGAGGGTGAGAGTAGGGAGGTAGGCTCGGTCCTTGCAACAATAGGTAAAGAGGTGGTTATGAAGGGTAGGCCTTTGAAGCCACCATGCATCTTGATCGCTGGCGGTGAGTCTACGGTCAAGGTTGAAGGTGAATCAGGCTTGGGAGGGCCCAGCCAAGAACTTGTCCTAGGAGCCTCATTGAAGATATCTGGATATGGAAGAATAGTCGTGGCCTCCATAGATACCGATGGAACCGATGGGCCTACAGATGTTGCAGGTGGAATCGCCGACGGATACACAGTCGGCAGGGCTGAAGTTGAAGGCATAGATATTTTTGAAAGCCTGGTCAGACACAACTCATATGAAGTTTTGAGAAAGCTTCAAGACGCCATAATCACCGGACCCACGGAGACAAATGTTATGGACCTAAACCTTATAGTTGTAACCCGCAAATAA
- a CDS encoding ArgE/DapE family deacylase, with amino-acid sequence MDLIDESNLIELTRKLINIPSPVRGIDHGCEEEIAKYLYKRLGDSGFEVHLQNVAEGRPNVIGILHGAGGGYSLMLNGHLDTIETEGMTIDPYGGEVKNGRIYGRGASDMKGALAAMVVACEAAKESNIQLKGDVIFAGSADEEGRGSGGEYLAKSGLKADMAIVGEPTGLSLGIAHKGLTFIEIKTYGKAAHGSNPNLGKNAILTMNKIINILDTKYLERLNGRKHPVLGTPTFNIGLIEGGYRPNVVPDSCRMLVDRRIVPGEDYTSVLNELNEILDELRSGDPDAKYQVEAIDWIKCSPMETPKDALIVKTVKENLKSISGIEAEIGGLPYWCDAGSISNIMKIPTLVFGPGDLEQAHSSTESIDITKLNIYAKTILKTIIDICSIER; translated from the coding sequence TTGGATCTGATAGATGAATCGAACCTGATAGAGTTGACTAGGAAGCTAATCAATATTCCAAGCCCCGTAAGAGGGATTGACCATGGATGTGAGGAGGAGATTGCGAAGTATCTTTACAAGAGGCTTGGAGACTCCGGCTTCGAGGTTCACCTACAAAATGTTGCTGAAGGCCGACCTAACGTAATAGGTATCCTCCACGGCGCTGGAGGAGGATACAGCCTCATGCTCAACGGCCACCTAGACACGATTGAGACTGAAGGTATGACTATAGATCCATATGGAGGTGAGGTTAAGAATGGAAGGATCTACGGTAGGGGGGCCTCTGATATGAAAGGCGCTCTGGCTGCGATGGTTGTGGCATGTGAGGCTGCTAAAGAATCGAATATCCAATTGAAAGGCGACGTCATATTCGCAGGGTCCGCCGACGAGGAGGGCAGAGGTTCCGGAGGCGAATATTTAGCCAAGAGTGGGTTGAAAGCCGACATGGCCATAGTCGGCGAGCCTACAGGACTCTCCTTAGGAATCGCACATAAAGGCCTAACTTTCATAGAGATAAAAACATACGGCAAAGCAGCCCATGGAAGCAACCCAAACCTGGGAAAGAACGCCATCCTGACAATGAATAAGATAATCAACATACTCGACACAAAGTATCTTGAGAGGTTGAACGGTAGAAAACATCCGGTTCTTGGAACGCCAACCTTCAACATAGGCCTCATAGAAGGAGGATACAGACCCAACGTTGTTCCAGATTCATGTAGAATGCTGGTCGATAGGAGAATCGTTCCAGGAGAAGACTACACGTCAGTCCTCAACGAGTTGAATGAGATCCTGGACGAGTTGAGGTCTGGAGATCCAGATGCTAAATATCAAGTTGAAGCAATAGACTGGATAAAATGTTCACCTATGGAAACCCCCAAAGATGCGCTCATCGTAAAGACAGTCAAAGAGAATCTGAAATCAATTTCAGGGATCGAGGCTGAGATCGGAGGGCTACCATACTGGTGCGATGCAGGCTCAATCTCGAACATAATGAAGATACCGACATTAGTATTCGGACCTGGAGACCTGGAGCAAGCACACTCGTCAACCGAGAGCATAGACATTACCAAACTCAATATATATGCAAAGACTATTCTCAAAACCATAATAGACATATGCTCAATTGAAAGGTGA
- a CDS encoding extracellular solute-binding protein has protein sequence MSEEKKVSRRSWVKYAGAGVVVVAAAAGAGYYATQPKPTPTPTPTTPTPTTPTPTPTPTPGRRKIRALYMSTYAPALNDWLKARTYEWAAKKGVDVEMSVASYMEILPKILTGVESKDPPDIALGAGTLVALMAEDPKARNIVPIDDVLNEIGKDDVLDEVKKWYTIDGKVYGIDLFLFVNLVHLIKPFADEVGRKPENLKTIDDYVEFAREVKKKHPEMYPMGYTLGKCYDGCETWMMFWWPYGGKLTTGRSAADLKYKSKESYDTLQKIVGYVNEGLISTEMLRADEMLNNNAYLTRTAAWCCEGPTPFYAAVTRNPKLASETLLLPAPRGPAGLFHWGSKEAMVIFKDSKNIDLAKDLLAYIFKDRKAYSDFIGSGYYAAYPVFKSTLEEYAKKDPIWAMVAEGTKGTITDYTYPLMEPCGAADEVMSKFIFADAFADALVDKKPVEQAVDNTYNKIREIFLRYYGK, from the coding sequence TTGTCTGAGGAGAAGAAGGTTTCTAGAAGAAGTTGGGTAAAGTATGCTGGAGCAGGAGTCGTCGTTGTGGCTGCGGCTGCTGGAGCAGGATACTATGCGACACAGCCTAAACCAACACCTACACCCACACCAACCACACCAACGCCTACAACACCAACACCTACCCCAACACCCACACCTGGAAGGCGAAAGATAAGGGCCCTCTATATGTCGACATATGCGCCGGCCCTGAACGATTGGTTGAAGGCAAGAACATATGAGTGGGCTGCTAAGAAAGGTGTAGACGTCGAGATGAGCGTCGCCTCTTACATGGAGATACTTCCAAAGATTCTTACAGGTGTCGAGTCTAAGGATCCACCGGACATAGCCTTAGGTGCCGGAACATTAGTCGCCCTGATGGCTGAGGATCCGAAGGCGAGAAACATCGTACCTATAGATGATGTTCTAAACGAAATAGGTAAAGACGATGTCTTGGATGAGGTGAAGAAATGGTATACGATAGACGGAAAGGTCTACGGGATAGACCTCTTCCTGTTCGTGAATCTGGTGCATCTGATAAAGCCCTTCGCAGACGAGGTCGGCAGGAAGCCTGAGAACCTGAAGACGATAGATGACTATGTCGAGTTTGCAAGAGAAGTTAAGAAGAAACATCCGGAAATGTATCCTATGGGGTATACCCTCGGCAAATGCTATGACGGCTGCGAGACATGGATGATGTTCTGGTGGCCTTACGGAGGCAAGCTTACAACAGGGAGGAGTGCAGCCGACCTCAAATATAAGAGCAAGGAGTCTTATGACACATTACAGAAGATAGTGGGCTATGTAAATGAGGGGCTCATATCGACTGAGATGCTCAGGGCAGATGAGATGCTCAACAACAATGCCTACCTCACGAGAACAGCCGCTTGGTGTTGTGAGGGACCGACACCATTCTATGCCGCTGTAACAAGGAATCCGAAGTTGGCATCTGAGACTCTACTGTTGCCGGCTCCAAGAGGTCCAGCTGGACTCTTCCATTGGGGTTCAAAAGAGGCTATGGTGATATTCAAGGATTCAAAGAATATCGATCTGGCGAAGGACCTGCTCGCATACATATTCAAGGATAGGAAAGCCTACTCAGACTTCATAGGTTCAGGGTATTATGCCGCCTACCCAGTATTCAAGAGCACACTCGAGGAGTATGCTAAGAAGGATCCTATATGGGCCATGGTTGCGGAGGGAACGAAAGGTACAATCACAGACTACACATATCCACTGATGGAGCCATGCGGCGCTGCAGATGAGGTTATGTCTAAATTCATATTCGCCGACGCCTTCGCCGACGCCTTGGTTGACAAGAAACCTGTAGAACAGGCTGTGGACAACACATACAACAAGATTAGAGAGATATTCCTTAGATACTATGGAAAGTAG
- a CDS encoding sugar ABC transporter permease, producing the protein MREHGGAVTPQRKGGVLKRRENLTGYAFSGPAFLTLFFVILFPFIYVIYISFFRKIFGKEAVLVGLGNYVETLSDPLFYHSFYITCFYTFISVAFKLLLGLGFALLLTQRFRGRGFVRTLAIIPWSLPLFVVAIIFWWFFDYNLGLANQMLKRLFNIAVPWLGVEYAIWAIIIANIWKGIPFFMVNFLGAMQTIPKDLYESAEMDGASAWRRFLHITLPGIKYVLLIVCLLSVIWTFSEFDTVFFLTRGGPGYATFIIPILIYYHAFSRFDVGIAATVSVITVPLFLILIGLILRALRE; encoded by the coding sequence GTGCGGGAGCATGGAGGGGCTGTGACGCCCCAGAGAAAGGGAGGGGTACTGAAGCGTAGGGAGAACCTGACCGGCTACGCCTTCAGTGGACCCGCATTCCTCACCCTCTTTTTTGTGATTCTCTTCCCATTCATCTATGTAATATACATCAGCTTCTTCAGGAAGATATTTGGTAAAGAGGCTGTTCTTGTAGGTTTAGGCAATTATGTAGAAACATTGAGTGACCCCCTCTTCTACCATTCATTCTACATAACCTGCTTCTACACCTTCATATCGGTGGCATTCAAACTTCTCTTGGGTTTAGGGTTCGCATTACTCTTAACCCAGAGGTTTAGGGGTAGAGGTTTCGTCAGAACCCTAGCCATCATCCCATGGAGTCTACCTCTATTCGTGGTAGCTATCATATTCTGGTGGTTCTTCGACTACAATCTAGGCTTGGCGAATCAGATGTTGAAGAGGCTCTTCAACATAGCGGTTCCTTGGCTTGGCGTCGAATATGCTATATGGGCGATAATCATAGCAAACATTTGGAAGGGCATACCGTTCTTCATGGTCAACTTTCTCGGCGCTATGCAGACCATACCGAAAGATCTATACGAGTCTGCCGAGATGGACGGCGCCTCCGCTTGGAGACGTTTCCTACACATAACCCTCCCCGGAATAAAGTATGTTCTACTCATAGTCTGCCTCCTCTCGGTCATATGGACCTTCAGCGAGTTCGACACCGTCTTCTTCCTTACAAGAGGTGGACCAGGCTACGCAACATTCATCATACCTATACTCATCTACTATCATGCGTTCAGCAGGTTTGATGTGGGCATAGCAGCCACCGTCTCAGTCATAACGGTTCCTCTCTTCCTCATACTGATAGGACTTATCCTCAGAGCTCTAAGAGAGTGA
- a CDS encoding carbohydrate ABC transporter permease: MNRRSMNMLVYFFSAIVAIQVALPMYWMVSTAFRPEREIYEGYILPQEFTLSSMMAIFGFGEKEATVGGSITLPLINSVFVSFTVMAISTVLGVLGGYALARIRFVGRDILSTVSLFTYIFPIVVLIVPLFLILSSWRLTDTYAGLILAELAITLPYTLWMLRGFFTTIPQEIEEAAIVDGCSRLGVITRIIIPLSTPGIAATAVYAFILAWNNVLFPLVLINREELQLVPTALLLYMKADFVPWDRLMAACCVASIPPAALFFLVQRYIVGGLTAGAVKG, encoded by the coding sequence ATGAATAGACGTAGCATGAACATGTTGGTGTATTTCTTCTCAGCGATAGTCGCCATCCAAGTAGCTCTGCCAATGTACTGGATGGTGAGTACAGCCTTCAGACCTGAGAGGGAGATATATGAAGGTTACATTCTCCCCCAGGAGTTCACATTGAGCTCTATGATGGCGATATTCGGATTCGGCGAGAAAGAGGCCACTGTAGGCGGGTCGATAACGTTACCGTTGATCAACAGCGTATTCGTCTCATTCACAGTGATGGCGATATCCACTGTTCTAGGGGTTCTCGGAGGCTATGCCCTCGCCAGAATAAGATTCGTCGGGAGAGACATACTCTCAACAGTATCGCTCTTCACATATATATTCCCAATAGTCGTCTTAATAGTCCCATTGTTCCTCATACTCTCCAGTTGGCGGCTCACAGACACATATGCAGGCCTGATCCTGGCCGAGCTGGCGATAACCCTCCCATACACATTATGGATGCTGAGAGGATTCTTCACCACAATACCCCAAGAAATAGAGGAGGCTGCCATAGTGGACGGCTGCTCGAGACTAGGCGTCATAACCAGAATAATCATACCTCTATCAACCCCTGGAATAGCGGCTACAGCAGTCTACGCGTTCATACTAGCCTGGAACAATGTTCTATTCCCCCTAGTACTGATAAACCGTGAAGAGTTGCAGCTCGTCCCAACAGCACTACTCCTATATATGAAGGCTGACTTCGTACCATGGGACAGGTTGATGGCTGCCTGCTGCGTAGCCAGCATCCCCCCAGCAGCCCTATTCTTCCTAGTCCAGAGGTATATTGTCGGAGGACTCACCGCAGGCGCCGTCAAAGGATAA
- a CDS encoding 3-hydroxyacyl-CoA dehydrogenase family protein — translation MNSVDDVKSVAVIGSGVMGHGIAEVYALNGYPVWMMDVNDELLRKGMNYIKSELRTLIDNGFTTEEEAEKAVNRISTTTSLREAVEGREFVTEAVTEDLKLKRRVFSEMENYVSEDAILASNTSGLMITNIARGLKRPERVIGTHFSVPPHIVPGVEIIRGKKTSDTTFKIAYDLIKKIGKVPFVVKKEIDGFLLNRLQLALNREAFYLVEKGVATPEDVDICLNSVLGFRWATVGPFRQIDSAGIDTAARVWKYLLPTLANYRRTPKIIIDKVARGEYGMKTGKGIFEYPNIEEAYRKRDDGFLKTLKVMKTIWK, via the coding sequence ATGAATTCTGTTGATGATGTTAAGAGTGTAGCTGTTATCGGGTCAGGAGTTATGGGCCACGGAATCGCTGAAGTCTACGCTCTGAACGGTTATCCAGTATGGATGATGGATGTGAACGATGAACTGTTGAGGAAAGGTATGAACTACATAAAGTCGGAGCTGAGAACCTTGATCGACAACGGATTCACAACCGAGGAGGAGGCTGAGAAGGCCGTCAACAGAATATCGACGACAACAAGTCTGAGGGAGGCTGTTGAAGGTAGAGAGTTTGTAACAGAAGCTGTGACTGAAGACCTCAAACTGAAGAGGCGAGTATTCTCAGAGATGGAGAACTATGTCTCAGAAGACGCCATACTCGCATCGAACACTTCAGGACTTATGATCACAAATATCGCCAGAGGATTGAAGAGGCCGGAGAGAGTCATAGGCACACACTTCTCAGTACCCCCACACATAGTTCCAGGGGTTGAGATAATCAGAGGGAAGAAGACCTCAGACACAACCTTCAAGATAGCATACGACCTCATCAAGAAAATCGGTAAAGTACCCTTCGTAGTCAAGAAGGAGATTGACGGATTCCTATTGAATAGGCTCCAACTAGCCTTGAACAGGGAGGCTTTCTACCTTGTTGAGAAGGGTGTCGCAACACCTGAGGACGTCGACATATGCCTCAACAGCGTATTAGGATTCAGATGGGCGACCGTAGGACCCTTCAGGCAGATAGACTCGGCTGGGATAGACACAGCTGCCAGAGTCTGGAAATACCTACTACCAACACTGGCAAACTACAGAAGAACACCGAAGATTATCATAGATAAAGTTGCCAGAGGCGAGTATGGCATGAAGACAGGTAAAGGAATATTTGAATATCCAAACATTGAGGAAGCATACAGAAAAAGAGATGACGGATTCCTCAAGACATTGAAAGTCATGAAGACCATATGGAAATAG
- a CDS encoding DUF2088 domain-containing protein, protein MVKCRVPTLAWFGQKYLDLDFPDDWKTILLPMNGYAKPMVAGDAVKKALKDPYHTKPLVKLAEGKREVAIVVDDMTRPTKAYQILPYILGELKAAGISDDHIRFIMGGGLHGAWYRYDFVKKIGEENVERYPVYNHNPFSNCERVGETGWGTPVEVNAEYNSCDLKIGIGAVLPHPMTGYGGGAKIILPGVSSFNTVYHNHVTVHKKNPPLDSLWGFVKGNVTRADIDEAGRIAGMNMKVDVLVNGVGDCAGIYAGDLQEAFVQAVAEARNHYSTPDFPSDVDVIVANTYAKANEAALALSSWRHKLKEDGVMVLIAQAPEGQTTHYLVGKFGKRQYGPGGSLTPDVGFKKLIVYSEYKTPDPLLPIAESKVVWVKTWKEVLEEVKSSFTHKPKVAVLPNAEIQCDEKFLNRE, encoded by the coding sequence TTGGTGAAATGTAGGGTTCCGACATTAGCTTGGTTTGGCCAGAAATATTTAGATCTAGACTTTCCAGATGATTGGAAGACTATACTTCTACCTATGAATGGATATGCGAAGCCGATGGTGGCAGGCGATGCGGTCAAGAAGGCTCTGAAAGATCCTTACCACACCAAACCCTTAGTCAAACTCGCGGAGGGTAAGAGGGAAGTTGCCATAGTGGTAGACGACATGACCAGACCAACAAAGGCATATCAGATTCTTCCGTATATCTTGGGAGAGTTGAAGGCCGCCGGAATATCTGATGACCACATCCGATTCATAATGGGTGGGGGACTCCATGGCGCATGGTACAGGTATGATTTCGTCAAGAAGATCGGTGAGGAGAATGTTGAGAGGTACCCTGTCTATAATCATAACCCATTCTCAAACTGTGAGAGGGTTGGAGAGACAGGTTGGGGAACACCTGTCGAGGTCAACGCTGAATACAATTCATGCGACCTCAAGATAGGAATTGGCGCGGTCTTGCCACACCCTATGACAGGTTACGGTGGAGGGGCAAAGATAATATTGCCTGGGGTATCATCCTTCAACACAGTCTACCATAATCATGTGACTGTTCACAAGAAGAATCCTCCCCTAGACTCATTGTGGGGTTTTGTGAAGGGTAACGTTACGAGGGCGGATATAGATGAGGCTGGTAGGATAGCCGGTATGAACATGAAGGTAGATGTTCTAGTCAACGGTGTTGGTGACTGTGCCGGAATATATGCTGGAGACTTACAGGAAGCTTTCGTGCAAGCTGTTGCGGAGGCGAGGAACCACTATTCGACACCAGACTTTCCGAGCGATGTCGACGTGATCGTTGCAAACACTTATGCCAAGGCGAACGAGGCCGCGCTGGCTCTCTCCAGTTGGAGGCATAAGCTGAAGGAGGACGGTGTGATGGTGCTTATCGCTCAGGCTCCTGAAGGGCAGACAACCCACTACCTAGTTGGGAAATTCGGCAAGAGACAGTATGGTCCAGGGGGTAGTCTCACACCTGATGTAGGCTTCAAGAAGTTGATTGTCTACTCAGAGTACAAGACGCCTGACCCACTGCTACCCATAGCTGAATCTAAGGTTGTCTGGGTGAAGACTTGGAAGGAAGTTCTTGAAGAGGTTAAGTCGAGCTTCACCCATAAGCCTAAAGTTGCCGTCCTGCCGAATGCCGAGATCCAATGCGATGAGAAGTTTCTGAATAGAGAATGA